The proteins below are encoded in one region of Megalobrama amblycephala isolate DHTTF-2021 unplaced genomic scaffold, ASM1881202v1 scaffold538, whole genome shotgun sequence:
- the LOC125261965 gene encoding E3 ubiquitin-protein ligase TRIM39-like isoform X2: protein MSSSSGPLTEELQCSICLDVFTDPVSTPCGHNFCKTCLNKCWDNSQTCNCPNCKETFKRKPDLKINATLRELVDHYKKKSPEKKPEVLKKTEVLCDFCEERKLKALKSCLVCQSSYCETHLEPHLRVAGLKKHKLINPVRNLGDYICQKHERPLELFCRDDQTIVCPICTLTDHKNHNTVSLEEESEEKKTQLMKTQKDVQQMIQNKIKKIQDIKHSAEVRKRNTEKEKAARVELFTDLIRSIERCQTELLEMMEEQQKAAEKQEEELIEELEQEITELKMRNTELEQLSHTEDHLHLLQIHSSLYSSRNTRNWSEISVKTDESLETLRRALTQLQDTLQEKLTQTDLKRMQQYEVDVTLDPDTAHPQLILSDDRKQVRHGDIWQKLPDKPKRFDKCVFVLGKEGFSARRFYFEVQVKGKTEWTLGVVRTSINRKGLITLSPRNGFWIVVLRNENEYKACADSLVSLSLSVKPQRVGVFVDYEEGLVSFYDVESNSHIYSYTGQSFTGKLYPIFSPCFNNKGKNSAPLIITSVKYNK from the exons ATGTCATCCTCCAGCGGTCCACTGACTGAGGAGCTTCAGTGCTCGATATGTCTTGATGTGTTCACTGATCCAGTCAGCACTCCATGTGGACACAACTTCTGCAAGACCTGTCTGAATAAGTGCTGGGACAACAGCCAGACCTGCAACTGTCCAAACTGTAAAGAAACATTCAAGCGAAAACCTGATCTCAAGATTAATGCCACACTCCGAGAGCTCGTAGATCACTATAAAAAGAAAAGTCCTGAGAAAAAACCTGAAGTTCTGAAAAAAACTGAAGTTCTGTGTGACTTCTGTGAGGAAAGAAAGCTGAAAGCCCTGAAGTCGTGTCTGGTGTGTCAGAGCTCTTACTGTGAAACTCACCTGGAGCCCCATTTGAGAGTGGCAGGTTTAAAGAAACACAAACTGATCAATCCTGTGAGGAATCTGGGGGACTATATATGTCAGAAACACGAGAGACCTCTGGAGCTGTTCTGTAGAGATGATCAGACAATTGTGTGTCCAATCTGCACTTTAACAGACCACAAGAATCACAACACTGTTTCTTTagaagaggagagtgaagagaAGAAG ACTCAATTAATGAAGACACAGAAAGATGTGCAGCAAATGATCCAGAACAAAATCAAGAAGATTCAAGACATCAAACACTCAGCAGAAGTCAGAAAA AGAAACACAGAGAAGGAGAAAGCAGCCCGTGTCGAGCTCTTCACTGAtctcatccgctccattgagagatgTCAGACTGAACTGCTGGAGATGATGGAGGAGCAGCAGAAAGCAGCAGAGAAACAGGAGGAAGAGCTCATTGAAGAGCTGGAACAGGAGATCACTGAGCTAAAGATGAGAAacactgagctggagcagctctCACACACTGAAGATCACCTTCACCTCCTACAG ATTCACTCATCCCTGTACAGCTCTAGAAACACCAGGAACTGGTCTGAGATCAGTGTGAAGACTGATGAGAGTCTGGAGACTCTGAGGAGAGCTCTGACTCAACTGCAGGACACTCTACAGGAGAAACTCACGCAAACTG ATCTGAAGAGGATGCAGCAGTATGAAG TGGATGTGACTCTGGATCCTGATACAGCTCATCCTCAACTCATCCTGTCTGATGACAGAAAACAAGTGAGACATGGAGACATTTGGCAGAAACTCCCAGACAAACCAAAGAGATTTGATAAATGTGTATTTGTCCTGGGAAAAGAGGGATTCTCCGCAAGGAGATTTTATTTtgaggtgcaggtgaagggaaaGACTGAATGGACTTTAGGAGTGGTCAGAACAAGCATTAACAGAAAGGGATTGATCACACTGAGTCCCAGAAATGGATTCTGGATTGTGGTTCTGAGGAATGAGAATGAATATAAAGCCTGTGCTGATTCtcttgtctctctgtctctgagCGTGAAGCCGCAGCGGGTCGGTGTGTTTGTGGATTATGAGGAGGGTCTGGTCTCCTTTTATGATGTGGAGTCCAACTCTCATATCTACTCTTACACTGGTCAGTCTTTCACTGGGAAACTCTATCCAATTTTTAGCCCGTGCTTTAACAATAAAGGTAAAAACTCAGCTCCACTGATCATCACATCTGTCAAATACAATAAATGA
- the LOC125261965 gene encoding E3 ubiquitin-protein ligase TRIM39-like isoform X1, whose protein sequence is MSSSSGPLTEELQCSICLDVFTDPVSTPCGHNFCKTCLNKCWDNSQTCNCPNCKETFKRKPDLKINATLRELVDHYKKKSPEKKPEVLKKTEVLCDFCEERKLKALKSCLVCQSSYCETHLEPHLRVAGLKKHKLINPVRNLGDYICQKHERPLELFCRDDQTIVCPICTLTDHKNHNTVSLEEESEEKKTQLMKTQKDVQQMIQNKIKKIQDIKHSAEVRKRNTEKEKAARVELFTDLIRSIERCQTELLEMMEEQQKAAEKQEEELIEELEQEITELKMRNTELEQLSHTEDHLHLLQIHSSLYSSRNTRNWSEISVKTDESLETLRRALTQLQDTLQEKLTQTVSTDLKRMQQYEVDVTLDPDTAHPQLILSDDRKQVRHGDIWQKLPDKPKRFDKCVFVLGKEGFSARRFYFEVQVKGKTEWTLGVVRTSINRKGLITLSPRNGFWIVVLRNENEYKACADSLVSLSLSVKPQRVGVFVDYEEGLVSFYDVESNSHIYSYTGQSFTGKLYPIFSPCFNNKGKNSAPLIITSVKYNK, encoded by the exons ATGTCATCCTCCAGCGGTCCACTGACTGAGGAGCTTCAGTGCTCGATATGTCTTGATGTGTTCACTGATCCAGTCAGCACTCCATGTGGACACAACTTCTGCAAGACCTGTCTGAATAAGTGCTGGGACAACAGCCAGACCTGCAACTGTCCAAACTGTAAAGAAACATTCAAGCGAAAACCTGATCTCAAGATTAATGCCACACTCCGAGAGCTCGTAGATCACTATAAAAAGAAAAGTCCTGAGAAAAAACCTGAAGTTCTGAAAAAAACTGAAGTTCTGTGTGACTTCTGTGAGGAAAGAAAGCTGAAAGCCCTGAAGTCGTGTCTGGTGTGTCAGAGCTCTTACTGTGAAACTCACCTGGAGCCCCATTTGAGAGTGGCAGGTTTAAAGAAACACAAACTGATCAATCCTGTGAGGAATCTGGGGGACTATATATGTCAGAAACACGAGAGACCTCTGGAGCTGTTCTGTAGAGATGATCAGACAATTGTGTGTCCAATCTGCACTTTAACAGACCACAAGAATCACAACACTGTTTCTTTagaagaggagagtgaagagaAGAAG ACTCAATTAATGAAGACACAGAAAGATGTGCAGCAAATGATCCAGAACAAAATCAAGAAGATTCAAGACATCAAACACTCAGCAGAAGTCAGAAAA AGAAACACAGAGAAGGAGAAAGCAGCCCGTGTCGAGCTCTTCACTGAtctcatccgctccattgagagatgTCAGACTGAACTGCTGGAGATGATGGAGGAGCAGCAGAAAGCAGCAGAGAAACAGGAGGAAGAGCTCATTGAAGAGCTGGAACAGGAGATCACTGAGCTAAAGATGAGAAacactgagctggagcagctctCACACACTGAAGATCACCTTCACCTCCTACAG ATTCACTCATCCCTGTACAGCTCTAGAAACACCAGGAACTGGTCTGAGATCAGTGTGAAGACTGATGAGAGTCTGGAGACTCTGAGGAGAGCTCTGACTCAACTGCAGGACACTCTACAGGAGAAACTCACGCAAACTG TCTCTACAGATCTGAAGAGGATGCAGCAGTATGAAG TGGATGTGACTCTGGATCCTGATACAGCTCATCCTCAACTCATCCTGTCTGATGACAGAAAACAAGTGAGACATGGAGACATTTGGCAGAAACTCCCAGACAAACCAAAGAGATTTGATAAATGTGTATTTGTCCTGGGAAAAGAGGGATTCTCCGCAAGGAGATTTTATTTtgaggtgcaggtgaagggaaaGACTGAATGGACTTTAGGAGTGGTCAGAACAAGCATTAACAGAAAGGGATTGATCACACTGAGTCCCAGAAATGGATTCTGGATTGTGGTTCTGAGGAATGAGAATGAATATAAAGCCTGTGCTGATTCtcttgtctctctgtctctgagCGTGAAGCCGCAGCGGGTCGGTGTGTTTGTGGATTATGAGGAGGGTCTGGTCTCCTTTTATGATGTGGAGTCCAACTCTCATATCTACTCTTACACTGGTCAGTCTTTCACTGGGAAACTCTATCCAATTTTTAGCCCGTGCTTTAACAATAAAGGTAAAAACTCAGCTCCACTGATCATCACATCTGTCAAATACAATAAATGA